One window of candidate division KSB1 bacterium genomic DNA carries:
- a CDS encoding TauD/TfdA family dioxygenase, whose protein sequence is MTSSFAKKESPSAWYGVDMARRRSEWVTDITSDEVTELEVAAKNLLLSERDIAQIAAKDFNLPILGKKLLTLRENLLQGRGFAVLRGLPVHGYSERLSATMFYGIGCHIGHPRSQNREGHVLGHVRDLGVKGSDPNVRIYQTNERQTFHTDSADVVGLLCLKTARSGGQSLLVSASTIFNEMQSRRPDLLELLLQPIATDRRGEVPDEEKPYMLIPVFSDYKGYLTIFYQRQYIESAQRFEDAPRLTEQHIEALNLFDELANDPMNHFSMNLEPGDIQFVHNHSLLHDRTGFVDWEEDAEKRHLLRLWLSVPGDRPLPEIFVSRFGSVTIGDRGGIIVAGNKLNIS, encoded by the coding sequence ATGACAAGTTCATTTGCAAAAAAAGAGTCTCCTTCAGCATGGTATGGCGTTGATATGGCTCGACGCCGGAGTGAATGGGTGACTGATATTACTTCGGATGAAGTGACTGAGCTGGAAGTAGCAGCTAAAAATCTCCTTTTATCTGAGAGAGATATTGCTCAAATTGCAGCAAAAGATTTTAATCTACCGATTCTCGGTAAAAAGCTGTTAACTTTGCGTGAAAATTTATTACAGGGCAGGGGCTTTGCTGTACTTCGTGGATTACCCGTTCATGGTTACAGTGAACGACTATCAGCAACCATGTTTTACGGCATTGGCTGTCATATTGGGCATCCTCGCTCTCAGAATAGGGAGGGCCATGTATTAGGCCATGTCCGTGATTTAGGTGTTAAGGGGTCTGATCCCAACGTACGAATTTATCAAACCAATGAGCGTCAAACATTTCATACCGACTCAGCCGATGTTGTTGGACTTTTATGTTTGAAAACGGCCAGGTCGGGAGGTCAATCACTGCTGGTGAGCGCTTCGACGATTTTTAATGAGATGCAGTCGAGGCGTCCGGATTTACTGGAATTGTTATTACAACCTATAGCAACCGACAGGAGAGGGGAAGTTCCTGATGAGGAAAAGCCATATATGCTGATTCCTGTCTTTAGTGACTATAAAGGTTATCTAACCATATTCTATCAACGACAATATATAGAGTCGGCTCAGCGCTTTGAAGATGCTCCCCGACTGACAGAACAGCACATAGAAGCCCTTAATCTGTTCGACGAACTGGCCAATGACCCGATGAACCATTTTTCGATGAATCTTGAGCCGGGAGATATACAATTCGTTCACAATCATTCTCTTTTGCACGATCGAACCGGCTTTGTCGATTGGGAAGAGGATGCCGAGAAACGTCATTTATTGCGTCTTTGGTTATCAGTCCCTGGCGATCGTCCATTACCGGAAATTTTTGTTTCCCGGTTTGGCAGTGTTACCATAGGTGACAGAGGCGGAATTATTGTTGCGGGCAATAAATTAAATATTTCCTGA